In Belonocnema kinseyi isolate 2016_QV_RU_SX_M_011 chromosome 4, B_treatae_v1, whole genome shotgun sequence, a single window of DNA contains:
- the LOC117172052 gene encoding uncharacterized protein LOC117172052 isoform X2 produces the protein MRVSTYTYQDADCTNRSLATLLVAWLGAAMVASVLLRWKYMWIALAILTLLFLIACGYAACSARRSHERIVYENGDRHIVRRRRHSLEHVQTVSRVVDNNYIVEPPSYQTFWVQDLPPTYSAVVRTQVPASIPDYRLTSADDPPIGPRLSNPPSYSIAIGSNHPTAQIGQPANRTLEPNVQNFQSMNQPGGQPWTLPPGHHIVRRQSFSEIAQPNEDKVPKERRRSQSFGVLSSGTGYLSNIISCTFSRGERRTNVEQNDHPPLTSEQRIVISQINSGRNNSKDLKI, from the exons atgagagtGTCGACGTATACCTATCAG gatGCAGACTGCACAAATCGGTCATTAGCAACATTGCTGGTAGCATGGCTTGGAGCGGCAATGGTGGCATCAGTATTACTCCGATGGAAGTACATGTGGATTGCCCTAGCTATATTAACATTGCTTTTTCTAATTGCTTGTGGATATGCTGCCTGCAGTGCTCGTCGTTCTCATGAAAGAATCGTTTACGAAAATGGAGACAGGCATATCGTCAGAAGAAGGAGACACTCTCTCGAACATGTTCAAACTGTTTCGAGAGTAGTGGACAATAATTAT attgtGGAACCACCTTCATACCAAACATTCTGGGTACAAGACCTACCGCCAACCTACTCGGCCGTGGTGAGGACTCAGGTTCCAGCATCAATTCCAGATTATCGGTTGACATCAGCGGATGACCCACCAATTGGTCCAAGGTTATCGAATCCACCGTCCTATTCAATTGCGATTGGATCTAACCACCCGACCGCACAGATTGGTCAACCGGCGAACCGAACCCTGGAACCAAATGTACAGAATTTCCAGTCCATGAATCAACCTGGAGGTCAACCTTGGACTCTACCACCTGGACATCACATTGTTAGAAGACAATCTTTTTCGGAAATTGCCCAACCGAATGAGGACAAAGTTCCGAAGGAACGACGACGTTCTCAAAGTTTTGGTGTTTTATCATCTGGAACAGGATATCTGAGCAATATAATTAGCTGCACCTTCAGCAGGGGTGAGAGGAGGACCAACGTTGAGCAAAATGATCATCCACCTCTCACAAGCGAGCAGAGGATTGTCATCAGTCAAATAAATTCAGGAAGAAACAATTCTAAGGACTTAAAA ATTTAA
- the LOC117172052 gene encoding uncharacterized protein LOC117172052 isoform X1 codes for MQTSVYIPYARTYMAPPMEWPIHSLLTETERLELEYDADCTNRSLATLLVAWLGAAMVASVLLRWKYMWIALAILTLLFLIACGYAACSARRSHERIVYENGDRHIVRRRRHSLEHVQTVSRVVDNNYIVEPPSYQTFWVQDLPPTYSAVVRTQVPASIPDYRLTSADDPPIGPRLSNPPSYSIAIGSNHPTAQIGQPANRTLEPNVQNFQSMNQPGGQPWTLPPGHHIVRRQSFSEIAQPNEDKVPKERRRSQSFGVLSSGTGYLSNIISCTFSRGERRTNVEQNDHPPLTSEQRIVISQINSGRNNSKDLKI; via the exons ATGCAAACATCAGTTTACATCCCTTATGCTCGAACGTATATGGCACCACCAATGGAATGGCCAATTCATTCTCTATTAACGGAGACAGAACGTCTTGAGCTGGAATAT gatGCAGACTGCACAAATCGGTCATTAGCAACATTGCTGGTAGCATGGCTTGGAGCGGCAATGGTGGCATCAGTATTACTCCGATGGAAGTACATGTGGATTGCCCTAGCTATATTAACATTGCTTTTTCTAATTGCTTGTGGATATGCTGCCTGCAGTGCTCGTCGTTCTCATGAAAGAATCGTTTACGAAAATGGAGACAGGCATATCGTCAGAAGAAGGAGACACTCTCTCGAACATGTTCAAACTGTTTCGAGAGTAGTGGACAATAATTAT attgtGGAACCACCTTCATACCAAACATTCTGGGTACAAGACCTACCGCCAACCTACTCGGCCGTGGTGAGGACTCAGGTTCCAGCATCAATTCCAGATTATCGGTTGACATCAGCGGATGACCCACCAATTGGTCCAAGGTTATCGAATCCACCGTCCTATTCAATTGCGATTGGATCTAACCACCCGACCGCACAGATTGGTCAACCGGCGAACCGAACCCTGGAACCAAATGTACAGAATTTCCAGTCCATGAATCAACCTGGAGGTCAACCTTGGACTCTACCACCTGGACATCACATTGTTAGAAGACAATCTTTTTCGGAAATTGCCCAACCGAATGAGGACAAAGTTCCGAAGGAACGACGACGTTCTCAAAGTTTTGGTGTTTTATCATCTGGAACAGGATATCTGAGCAATATAATTAGCTGCACCTTCAGCAGGGGTGAGAGGAGGACCAACGTTGAGCAAAATGATCATCCACCTCTCACAAGCGAGCAGAGGATTGTCATCAGTCAAATAAATTCAGGAAGAAACAATTCTAAGGACTTAAAA ATTTAA
- the LOC117172052 gene encoding uncharacterized protein LOC117172052 isoform X3 encodes MVASVLLRWKYMWIALAILTLLFLIACGYAACSARRSHERIVYENGDRHIVRRRRHSLEHVQTVSRVVDNNYIVEPPSYQTFWVQDLPPTYSAVVRTQVPASIPDYRLTSADDPPIGPRLSNPPSYSIAIGSNHPTAQIGQPANRTLEPNVQNFQSMNQPGGQPWTLPPGHHIVRRQSFSEIAQPNEDKVPKERRRSQSFGVLSSGTGYLSNIISCTFSRGERRTNVEQNDHPPLTSEQRIVISQINSGRNNSKDLKI; translated from the exons ATGGTGGCATCAGTATTACTCCGATGGAAGTACATGTGGATTGCCCTAGCTATATTAACATTGCTTTTTCTAATTGCTTGTGGATATGCTGCCTGCAGTGCTCGTCGTTCTCATGAAAGAATCGTTTACGAAAATGGAGACAGGCATATCGTCAGAAGAAGGAGACACTCTCTCGAACATGTTCAAACTGTTTCGAGAGTAGTGGACAATAATTAT attgtGGAACCACCTTCATACCAAACATTCTGGGTACAAGACCTACCGCCAACCTACTCGGCCGTGGTGAGGACTCAGGTTCCAGCATCAATTCCAGATTATCGGTTGACATCAGCGGATGACCCACCAATTGGTCCAAGGTTATCGAATCCACCGTCCTATTCAATTGCGATTGGATCTAACCACCCGACCGCACAGATTGGTCAACCGGCGAACCGAACCCTGGAACCAAATGTACAGAATTTCCAGTCCATGAATCAACCTGGAGGTCAACCTTGGACTCTACCACCTGGACATCACATTGTTAGAAGACAATCTTTTTCGGAAATTGCCCAACCGAATGAGGACAAAGTTCCGAAGGAACGACGACGTTCTCAAAGTTTTGGTGTTTTATCATCTGGAACAGGATATCTGAGCAATATAATTAGCTGCACCTTCAGCAGGGGTGAGAGGAGGACCAACGTTGAGCAAAATGATCATCCACCTCTCACAAGCGAGCAGAGGATTGTCATCAGTCAAATAAATTCAGGAAGAAACAATTCTAAGGACTTAAAA ATTTAA